The Syntrophaceae bacterium genomic sequence ATGACGACTATTCGACCCAGGAAGTAGTGAAGGTCATTCAGTACGATCAGGCCATTACCGCCAACATCATGAAGATGAGCAATTCGGCTTACTTCGGATCCAGGCAAAAGATCCGGACCATTCACGAGGCGGTCGTTTTCCTGGGACGGAGGCACCTCCAGTCAGCCGTGGTCACTGCCGGCGCATCGCGCTTCTTCCAGGCGTCCAAGGGCGGCTACGTGGAGAAGGGAAAGGCGTTGTGGGAACACTCCGTCGCCGTGGCCGTGATGTCCCAGATCCTCTCCCGGCATCTTCGCCAGCGTGAGGATCAGGTACTCTATACGGCGGCCCTGATGCACGACATCGGAAAGCTGATCCTGGGCGAGTTTGTGCACGACGGCTATGAGAAAATCCAGGACCTGATGGAGCGGAGAAGCTGTTCTTTCCTGGAAGCGGAAGAGGAGATCCTGGGGATCAACCATGCGGAACTGGGGGGACGAATCGCCGATCAATGGAACTTTCCCCCGGCGATCCGGGAC encodes the following:
- a CDS encoding HDOD domain-containing protein, producing the protein MVEKILQSIRKLPAFPASVHKVSELLRDDDYSTQEVVKVIQYDQAITANIMKMSNSAYFGSRQKIRTIHEAVVFLGRRHLQSAVVTAGASRFFQASKGGYVEKGKALWEHSVAVAVMSQILSRHLRQREDQVLYTAALMHDIGKLILGEFVHDGYEKIQDLMERRSCSFLEAEEEILGINHAELGGRIADQWNFPPAIRDGIAFHHRPDLLEDEDSIAGLIYLSDQFCLMAGIDGGIDGLAHRGIGSVMKQFQLREVDLERNLIVLLDELDKAADVLQLVH